The genomic window CTCCTCCGCCAGAACAGGACCGGCACCGCCCCCGCCACCATGCAGTCGAACATCGACCGCCGCGTGAAACTATCACCTCGCGGCTGGAGGCAGAACGCCGAGTCGAGGAACAAGCCCAACGTCTCCGCGCTCCGGTTACCGCACCGCCCACCGCTGCAGTCCACCGACCGGCACTTACCCCCGGCCCGCCGGCACTCCCCTAACAAAAGCCCCCGGAAGTCGTCCTTGAACCCGGCACGGGCCGCCCCCGCGAAGCTGAACAGCGCGGACCGGTTCCGTCCCAGCACGAACCGCTGCCATTCCCTCACCTGGGCCGCTGTCCGCGGGTGGAACCCGGTCGGGTAAGGGATTCCGACGTCTTTTTCGTCCCAAGGATTGCGCTCGATGAGGAGGCGCGTCACGTTCTCCATGCCGGGCATGTAGAGGAAGCTGCCGCCCCAGTCGCCCTCTCTGGACCGGCGGAAGTCCCACGTGATCCGGCCTAAAATGATGAAGTGGTCCCAGCCGCTGGACCGGCGCCAGGGGGCCTGATCGTGGACCCAGCGGAGGAGGAGGGCGCAGTCGCGGTCGCGGTCGCTGGAGGTGGAGTTGGGGGACCATAGGTGGCGCCCCACAGCGAGGCCGCCGTAGAATGGGACGTAGAAGGCGGCGGCTGCGGACGGGTCACGCGTGCGGCAGCGGTGGGCCACCATGCGGCGGTGGAAGATTATCTCCGCGGCGAACTGGTCGGTGGAGTACCAGGATGGCAGGAGAGAGGACGGGATGACGCCGGCGAGGTCGGTGGCCGGGGGGCCGAAGCCACCACTCGAGAGGGCGGTGCAGCGGGAGGCCCAGGGGTTTAGGTCATCGCAAGCGGCGAGGAGGTCCTTGTTGAACATCGGGGGGAGATCGTAGACGTAGACCATGCCGGCGGCACAGGGCGCGGGGGCGGAGGTGGCAGCGGAGGGAGCGGGGATGGGGGGGCGGTGGCGGAGGAGGTGGAGGTGGAGGCGGGGGCCGGGGATTGAGCGGGCGGTGAATAGGAGGAGGAACTGGAGAGCGAGGGCAACGAGTACGATCCCCGCGCGGTGGCGGGGCGGAAGGTGGAGTTGGAGATGCTGGGAGGCGGCGGCGCTGTTTACGGAGTGGTCTGGGTTGGAGGCGGGGGTGCCGCCGGCGGCGGCGGAGGAAGAATGCTTGGGCTTCTTGAGGAGCTGGGCCTCTGGAAGCGGAGATTCCGACCGTGGAAGCATCAGAAGGGAAGAGGAGGGCAGTGACCTGACTCCGGATTGTTCGTTTCTAAGGGCGTGGTAGAATGACCGGAGAATTGCAACTGTGGCGTCGAGGAAGCAGGGGAAAGAGCCTAGCTGGGCTTTATCACGAAAGTAGTTGATCTTTCCACGTGTCAGCAGATGGACCGTTAAGGCGTACGCGGGTTTGTGTACCGGTTCCCTTTGGAGAACGCCGGGTCCGCGCGGTGGCAACGTGGGATACGAGGGGTGTGGGGTCCAGAGGGGTGTGAACTGGGAAGGATGTGGGTTTAAAAGCTGGTTTCTCTTTGGGTGGGCAATGGCATTGAAGGGAGTGCCGAGCGGGCAGCGGGGGAGGCGTAAAAGCGGACGTCATGGGGTGTTATGGAATTTGGTTTGGAGGAGGAGGCGTGGCGTCCGGGACGGGACGAAACGGGATTCTTGGAAGAAATCTATGCGTGCGGTAGCCGACGGAGCAAAGTCACCGTCTGTGGTCAATTGACGCCACCAAGTGAATCCGGGGGTTTCATAAATGACTCCGTTTCCATCATCTCGATTTGCATATATTCATGGATATGatgcatataatatatatacgcacatatcaatataaaattataaaatatgggtCAATTATTTTAACTCTTTTTACCAcgtaaaatatttttaactaataaaattcaaaattgatgcttaattatagatttttatctaaatatgcCATATCGAATGTGATTTCAATATAGGACTCATTTGCTtcgtaagatgaatttcttctcattttttttataaaattgataattAGGTATATGATGCTTCAGAAAgtagtttttaaatattttattgattataagaaaatatcatattttgactaGTTTATGCTTGATTGagcatttaatttttaaaaaaattatataaaatatatgttgtgTCTTTAATAAAgaaaagattttattgaattcTATGTTAAAGCCCCCTGACACATCTGAAAAAAATTACATCAATTTTCATGAGAATTTGACTATCCTATgttctatataaatttttttttctcttaaaatatgAGAATCTTATttcaatgaaaatattattttcacaTCTCTCTAATTTGAAAACTCCAATTAAATATAAGAtctttcttcatttttcatactttctctctttttgttctCACGAACCAAACAAATCCACGGTGATTTTGAATTATAGATCAAGTTGTCAATAGAATATTAAAgttcatatctatatgtaatatAAATATACGATCCATGAGCTACAAAATATGTAATTGttgattttacaaaaatttaGTCTTGGCATTTCACATGAACAGGGGCTGGTATTGATTCCCAAGCAGTCGCAGACAAAGCGCTTTCAACCAAACTCTGTCATATCTCAAGCTTGAACTGTCATTTTGAGTTTAAATTCACATCATCTGATTATTTCAACATGACATATTATTAATTTTCTAGATTAAAAAGAAAATTTCTTgtttaattacaaaaaaaaaaaagtgatgacATTTTATCTCATCCTTCCTAAGATCTTCTCTCACCAATGTTGGCACTTGCTCTCTCTGCGTAGGTGATTCTCGAGCCTACTGACCTGtacatatatttttcatattttttttatctaataaaaCATGCATTATTAAGCCCAAATAGCTAGAGTAAAATATCCTATCCTTGACGGCAAATGttttacctctctctctctcatcaaaatAGCATAAGTTGGTGATTATTTTTAAATACTAGAAATGATAATTTCTCATTAAAGTTAATTAAGTGGTAGCATATGGAAATCTTATGTCTCTATATAATGTTTTAATTTGAGAAGAGAATATATTACCTATATATGATGAGTTAAAAATACAAGAAGTACATGAACATAATTGGCACGAGCTTGGTTATATAAACCATAAGCCATCACTAACAAGTTAGAACACAAAATAGAAAAACTTATCCTAGTTGAGATGCCAATCAACTACAAAGTTGCACCTAATAGCAAACATATCAATAGTCACTACAACTAAGTGAAAAAAAGGAAAATGCTATAGAAACAATAGCCCTAGCTCAAAGCCTCCATGTAATTCAAATAACTTGCTGGTGTAACTACCTAGTAATTACTCTGTTAAGGAAATCGATTTCTATGCTGGCAGTATCGGAACCCCCCTCCGATGGCACCAAAAGTCTAAAACACACATCCTATCGTGTACATGCAGGGACTACGTGTGGGCAAGAATTTTATAATTAACACGTTTTTTCAAACAACAAAAGTTACTTAGCTTCGGATAATTTGTGTGTTTGCTCTCTCAATCCCTTTTAAAGGTTTCGATCTGGGAATTATTGACCAGGAACTGTGTATATGAAGGCATCGAGAAATGATGACATGGTCACGGGGATTGGGAGAAGTATAATTCGGTTTCTTCGATGGCGGTAAAGCTAGCAATGAGTGGGCCGCACTCCAAATCATGCTCATGGTCTAAAAGGTCGAGCAGGTCCTGCTTTCCAATTGAGAACATTTCATTAAAGAACATATGCCTGATCAAATGCCATAAGTTCCTCACCTcatatatttttcatttaaataTTAGTGTATTCTTTGGAAGACCACTGCATGCATCAATAAGTTGGGAAAAATTACCTGAACATCTCTTGGATCATTTTTACTTGGTATTCTTTATGTTTTAAACTTTCAATTTGATTACTAAAATTAGTTAAATGATTTAATATAGTTCTATTATCCATCTCCACCTGTTTAAGCTTATAAGATTCCATCAGATAGTTGTCTGATATATTTTGAACTAAAATGCTCCTAAAGAAAAAGCCATCAGCCACTTGAAAAGGAAATGAAAAAGAACTCTGTTAAACACACTCCCTGTCTAAGATCCAAGAAACAAATAACAAAAGCAAAGATTATAGTCATTATTCACACAGAagggtagaagaaaaagaaactctGGTCATAAAATTTGAGTTAAAAAAGGTACATAGTGGCCAGCTATGACAACCTTAgttacaatatattttaatttgttaaaaaaattttgaagtataaaatttttaaagcgTTTTTATCTTTTCTCTCAATTAAATTTTCTCCAGAAATATTATGAACAAACAACTAGATTGAGAACTATTCTACCATTgtcaaattatatataaattctaCAATTTATTCACAAATTATTCTCaactattttcaaaaattttatatattacgATTTAATGATACCATATATATATTACTAGATGTGAATTTCTTTTGCTTTCATTTATTATTTTTGCCTCTCCTATACCTAATAAGTAAATTTATGAATTTGCTAAGATACTTATTTttaatttgttttattttattttttgctgtccgaattcttttcaagattttcatgaatcttttagatttttctaaaatttgaatCACTAGCTTAATTATTCTCGAAAcattagagagaaatacttttatgTGCCATGGGTGGTATAGCTCTGCATGCATCACTTGCGGTGATTGATTTTCAtataaaattgatgaaaaaaaaatttatctgtaCTATATCAGTCTCGTACATAAATCAATCATTATGGACGGTGCACAAAATATTTCGAAACGCTAGGTTATGTGCATCTCACGGTAATGATGTAGATACAGAActctttaataaaaaattattatcgcGTGTCCGCTCCATCTCTGCCCTACCTCCTCATCATTCCCGTTATCGTCTGAACCCGGGGGTTCTCCATAGAACAAATACCCCGCAATGGCTGCAACCTTGATTCGTGGCGTGCATGCGTTATGTTTTTTCCCCCAATACCTGCCGTGGTCTGTAGACAAAGCAACACCtgtaatcaaaaagaaaaaaccaCCATTTTCTTTTCACTTGCATCAAAGACGGGCGTTTAATTTCACATCCTCACCAACCAATTTGTCGCCTAACCCCATGGAACTGGTGGAAAAGGGTCGAGCCCAGGACTTGACAATGGCAGACAGGGAGGCTGGGACTGTGGGAAAGGTTGCACCACCAAAGCATGGCTAAAAGTTGGTGCCCAGCTCTTTTCAACTACAGCAAACTTCGTCCTGTAGCCCACATGAGAAGTGGTCTCATACCGAGACAACATATTGAGATGTCCTGACCGCGAGTCCACAGCTGTCCCGATATTGACGCCAGGTTTCAGCTCACAATGATATCTACCATAGCGTTAATTCCAGCGTAATACGAGCCGCGTTTCAGCTCCATCCCTCGCTAAATTACAATTTGCCAGCGTTGGTTGTACTGCAATCTTGCGTTCGTTTCTCCACCGTTCATTATTCCGGTTGTTGGATCTGGttgaataaatcaaaaatttaccgacctaaatttgatatatttattagatagatcaaaaattaaaatttgaatctgatcattttattaaataattaatctaATCCGATGTACAATGAATTCAATCAAGTTATAAGGATTAAAAGATTACGCATTCCCATCCCTAGTTGTTATCAAAAGATTGGCGAGAGAAAAAACTGCGTAGCATAATAAAGCGTggataatcataatttttatttaataaaaatatgtaatatatcaaaaaaattaaaaaatatattttaacttttgaaaaGGTGTAGTCTTTATGTTTCTCTTTCTTAAAATAAAAATTGGAATAATTGAGCTGCATTA from Elaeis guineensis isolate ETL-2024a chromosome 4, EG11, whole genome shotgun sequence includes these protein-coding regions:
- the LOC105043362 gene encoding xyloglucan galactosyltransferase XLT2, giving the protein MLPRSESPLPEAQLLKKPKHSSSAAAGGTPASNPDHSVNSAAASQHLQLHLPPRHRAGIVLVALALQFLLLFTARSIPGPRLHLHLLRHRPPIPAPSAATSAPAPCAAGMVYVYDLPPMFNKDLLAACDDLNPWASRCTALSSGGFGPPATDLAGVIPSSLLPSWYSTDQFAAEIIFHRRMVAHRCRTRDPSAAAAFYVPFYGGLAVGRHLWSPNSTSSDRDRDCALLLRWVHDQAPWRRSSGWDHFIILGRITWDFRRSREGDWGGSFLYMPGMENVTRLLIERNPWDEKDVGIPYPTGFHPRTAAQVREWQRFVLGRNRSALFSFAGAARAGFKDDFRGLLLGECRRAGGKCRSVDCSGGRCGNRSAETLGLFLDSAFCLQPRGDSFTRRSMFDCMVAGAVPVLFWRRSAYVQYPWFLPAGEEWSVFIDRREVRSGAVSVRGVLEGIGAEKAKQMREKVVELIPRLVYAAAEGGLGEGMEDAFDVAVDRVLRRFRDRRRRTGESETVLG